A region from the Xenopus laevis strain J_2021 chromosome 4S, Xenopus_laevis_v10.1, whole genome shotgun sequence genome encodes:
- the prdx5.S gene encoding peroxiredoxin-5, mitochondrial — MALRFPVSFLLLSPQRAAVSRTSRTRAMSIKVGDPLPNVQVYEGGPGNKVNIKDVFGNNKGVLFGVPGAFTPGCSKTHLPGYVTQATELKSRGATVVACISVNDAFVVSQWGKAHEAEGKVSMLADPCGQFAKACGLLLDKKELSELFGNQRCKRFSMVVEDGKVKAINVEEDGTGLTCSLAVNIMSQL; from the exons ATGGCTCTTCGCTTCCCCGTCTCATTCCTCCTCCTGTCGCCTCAGCGAGCGGCTGTCAGTCGCACGAGCAGAACAAGAGCCATGTCCATAAAG GTTGGAGATCCACTTCCTAATGTGCAGGTGTATGAGGGGGGGCCTGGGAACAAGGTCAATATCAAAGATGTGTTTGGTAACAACAAGGGGGTGCTGTTTGGTGTCCCGGGGGCATTCACTCCCGGCTGCTCTAAG ACACATCTGCCCGGATATGTGACTCAGGCAACAGAGCTGAAATCCCGCGGAGCAACGGTTGTCGCCTGTATCTCTGTTAATGATGCGTTTGTTGTCAGCCAATGGGGAAAGGCGCATGAAGCTGAAGGGAAG GTTTCCATGCTGGCAGATCCCTGTGGACAATTTGCCAAG GCGTGTGGGCTTCTTCTGGACAAAAAAGAGTTGTCGGAATTATTTGGTAACCAGCGTTGCAAAAG ATTTTCTATGGTGGTTGAAGATGGAAAAGTTAAAGCCATTAATGTCGAGGAAGACGGGACTGGTCTGACCTGCAGCCTGGCAGTTAACATCATGTCGCAGCTTTAA
- the LOC108715154 gene encoding multifunctional methyltransferase subunit TRM112-like protein: MKLLTHNMLRSHVTGVTRGFPLLIRAEEVKLSSVDFNQDFVTRMIPKLEWEALVEAAESLGHGSNLPRELETGYEKNEDFLKKVHHVLLEVEVIEGALKCPESGTEFPITRGIPNMLINEEES, encoded by the exons ATGAAGCTGTTAACGCACAACATGCTGCGGAGTCACGTTACCGGCGTCACCCGGGGCTTCCCTCTACTCATCCGG GCAGAAGAGGTGAAACTTAGTTCTGTTGATTTCAATCAGGATTTTGTAACTCGTATGATTCCTAAACTGGAGTGGGAAGCCCTTGTGGAAGCCGCAGAGAGT CTTGGGCACGGCTCAAATCTACCCCGAGAGTTGGAGACGGGATATGAGAAGAATGAAGATTTCCTGAAGAAGGTTCACCATGTATTATTGGAG GTTGAGGTCATTGAAGGAGCTTTGAAATGTCCAGAATCGGGCACAGAATTTCCTATCACCCGAGGAATCCCCAATATGTTAATTAATGAAGAAGAGTCCTAA
- the esrra.S gene encoding steroid hormone receptor ERR1 isoform X1 gives MIVPIRLQGFRQKAVQLHGAECCSTAHINISLSIDPELLYTMSSRDRRPDLCIKAEPGTPESIGRRSPSGSSDSSAHGPDPPGQHCCRDEEQDDVSGRGKYVLNSIPKRLCLVCGDVASGYHYGVASCEACKAFFKRTIQGNIEYSCPASNECEITKRRRKACQACRFTKCLRVGMLKEGVRLDRVRGGRQKYKRRPDGEVLQYTSGGQAHHATATMVKKQTPMNAVVSHLLVAEPDKLFAMPDPALPDGDLKYMSTLCDLADREIVIIISWAKNIPGFSSLSLSDQMSLLQSVWMEILLLGVIFRSLPYEDEVVFAEDFVLDEESSRSGRLTDLCSCILHLVRKYRTLRLEKEEYVMLKALTLTNSDSVHIEDPDAVLRLRDALQEALSEYESNRHPEEPCRDGKLLLTLPLLRQTAGRVLQHFHALREEGAVPMHKLFLEMLEAMMD, from the exons atgATTGTACCTATCCGGCTGCAAGGATTCAGACAGAAAGCAGTACAGCTTCATGGCGCAGAATGCTGTTCAACTGCTCACATAAACATTTCTTTATCAATTGACCCAG agttGTTATACACAATGTCTTCCCGTGACAGACGCCCGGATCTTTGCATCAAGGCTGAACCAGGGACCCCAGAAAGCATCGGGCGTCGAAGTCCTAGTGGTTCCAGTGATAGTAGCGCCCATGGCCCAGATCCACCAGGACAACACTGTTGCAGAGATGAGGAGCAGGATGATGTTTCGGGCCGTGGCAAATATGTCCTGAATTCCATTCCCAAACGTCTTTGCCTGGTGTGTGGAGATGTGGCATCTGGCTATCACTATGGGGTTGCCTCATGTGAGGCATGCAAAGCCTTCTTCAAGCGCACCATCCAAG GCAATATCGAGTACAGCTGTCCAGCCAGCAACGAGTGTGAAATTACCAAGAGACGTCGAAAGGCTTGTCAAGCTTGCCGCTTCACAAAGTGCCTCCGAGTGGGCATGCTAAAAGAAG GGGTGCGCTTGGACCGTGTTAGAGGAGGACGTCAGAAATACAAGAGGAGGCCGGATGGAGAGGTGCTCCAATACACGTCTGGTGGGCAGGCTCATCACGCCACTGCAACTATGGTCAAAAAGCAGA CTCCAATGAATGCAGTTGTCTCACACTTACTGGTTGCAGAGCCAGACAAGTTGTTTGCTATGCCAGACCCAGCACTTCCTGATGGAGATTTGAAATATATGAGCACCCTGTGTGACCTTGCTGATCGGGAAATTGTCATCATCATTAGCTGGGCCAAGAACATCCCAG GATTCTCCTCCCTTTCCCTTTCGGACCAGATGAGTCTGTTGCAGAGCGTCTGGATGGAGATTTTACTGCTTGGAGTTATTTTCCGCTCACTTCCATATGAAGACGAAGTTGTGTTTGCTGAGGATTTTGTGCTGGATGAGGAATCTTCTCGCTCTGGCCGTCTCACTGACCTCTGCTCGTGCATCCTGCACCTTGTCAGAAAGTATCGCACCCTGCGCCTGGAAAAGGAAGAGTACGTCATGCTGAAGGCTTTAACCCTTACTAACTCAG ATTCCGTGCACATTGAGGATCCAGATGCAGTTCTGCGGCTCCGGGATGCCCTGCAAGAAGCTCTCAGTGAATATGAATCAAATCGTCACCCAGAAGAGCCCTGCAGGGATGGAAAGCTGCTATTAACTCTCCCACTTCTGCGTCAGACGGCTGGTCGTGTTCTCCAGCACTTTCATGCCCTGCGAGAGGAGGGAGCTGTCCCCATGCACAAGCTGTTTCTGGAGATGTTGGAAGCCATGAtggactga
- the esrra.S gene encoding steroid hormone receptor ERR1 isoform X2: MSSRDRRPDLCIKAEPGTPESIGRRSPSGSSDSSAHGPDPPGQHCCRDEEQDDVSGRGKYVLNSIPKRLCLVCGDVASGYHYGVASCEACKAFFKRTIQGNIEYSCPASNECEITKRRRKACQACRFTKCLRVGMLKEGVRLDRVRGGRQKYKRRPDGEVLQYTSGGQAHHATATMVKKQTPMNAVVSHLLVAEPDKLFAMPDPALPDGDLKYMSTLCDLADREIVIIISWAKNIPGFSSLSLSDQMSLLQSVWMEILLLGVIFRSLPYEDEVVFAEDFVLDEESSRSGRLTDLCSCILHLVRKYRTLRLEKEEYVMLKALTLTNSDSVHIEDPDAVLRLRDALQEALSEYESNRHPEEPCRDGKLLLTLPLLRQTAGRVLQHFHALREEGAVPMHKLFLEMLEAMMD; this comes from the exons ATGTCTTCCCGTGACAGACGCCCGGATCTTTGCATCAAGGCTGAACCAGGGACCCCAGAAAGCATCGGGCGTCGAAGTCCTAGTGGTTCCAGTGATAGTAGCGCCCATGGCCCAGATCCACCAGGACAACACTGTTGCAGAGATGAGGAGCAGGATGATGTTTCGGGCCGTGGCAAATATGTCCTGAATTCCATTCCCAAACGTCTTTGCCTGGTGTGTGGAGATGTGGCATCTGGCTATCACTATGGGGTTGCCTCATGTGAGGCATGCAAAGCCTTCTTCAAGCGCACCATCCAAG GCAATATCGAGTACAGCTGTCCAGCCAGCAACGAGTGTGAAATTACCAAGAGACGTCGAAAGGCTTGTCAAGCTTGCCGCTTCACAAAGTGCCTCCGAGTGGGCATGCTAAAAGAAG GGGTGCGCTTGGACCGTGTTAGAGGAGGACGTCAGAAATACAAGAGGAGGCCGGATGGAGAGGTGCTCCAATACACGTCTGGTGGGCAGGCTCATCACGCCACTGCAACTATGGTCAAAAAGCAGA CTCCAATGAATGCAGTTGTCTCACACTTACTGGTTGCAGAGCCAGACAAGTTGTTTGCTATGCCAGACCCAGCACTTCCTGATGGAGATTTGAAATATATGAGCACCCTGTGTGACCTTGCTGATCGGGAAATTGTCATCATCATTAGCTGGGCCAAGAACATCCCAG GATTCTCCTCCCTTTCCCTTTCGGACCAGATGAGTCTGTTGCAGAGCGTCTGGATGGAGATTTTACTGCTTGGAGTTATTTTCCGCTCACTTCCATATGAAGACGAAGTTGTGTTTGCTGAGGATTTTGTGCTGGATGAGGAATCTTCTCGCTCTGGCCGTCTCACTGACCTCTGCTCGTGCATCCTGCACCTTGTCAGAAAGTATCGCACCCTGCGCCTGGAAAAGGAAGAGTACGTCATGCTGAAGGCTTTAACCCTTACTAACTCAG ATTCCGTGCACATTGAGGATCCAGATGCAGTTCTGCGGCTCCGGGATGCCCTGCAAGAAGCTCTCAGTGAATATGAATCAAATCGTCACCCAGAAGAGCCCTGCAGGGATGGAAAGCTGCTATTAACTCTCCCACTTCTGCGTCAGACGGCTGGTCGTGTTCTCCAGCACTTTCATGCCCTGCGAGAGGAGGGAGCTGTCCCCATGCACAAGCTGTTTCTGGAGATGTTGGAAGCCATGAtggactga